In one window of Candidatus Effluviviaceae Genus V sp. DNA:
- a CDS encoding MarR family transcriptional regulator: MPMASKSNGCGERMIWAIRRIIRTVAVHSRRLAVEHGITGPQLSTLNALQRAGTLTGTQIADTLLLSPSTIVGVLDRLEEKDLIERRRDTKDRRRVLVTMTRKGRELVRKVPHPLENSLMTSLRKIPRSKREDMADTLERIVSLIGAEDVSSGPLDDVDIQSHRRTRGRSR; the protein is encoded by the coding sequence ATGCCGATGGCGTCGAAGAGCAATGGTTGCGGTGAGCGGATGATCTGGGCCATACGGAGGATCATCAGGACGGTGGCCGTGCACTCCAGGCGCCTCGCCGTCGAGCACGGTATCACGGGACCGCAGCTTTCCACCCTGAACGCGCTGCAACGTGCCGGCACGTTGACGGGGACCCAGATCGCCGACACGCTGCTCCTGAGCCCAAGCACCATCGTCGGCGTGCTCGACCGCCTGGAGGAGAAGGACCTGATCGAGCGACGGAGGGACACGAAGGACCGCAGGCGCGTGCTGGTCACGATGACGCGGAAGGGGAGGGAGCTCGTGCGGAAGGTGCCCCACCCTCTCGAGAACTCCCTCATGACGTCGCTCCGGAAGATCCCGCGCTCCAAGAGAGAGGACATGGCCGACACGCTGGAGCGGATCGTCTCGCTCATAGGAGCCGAGGACGTGAGCTCCGGTCCGCTCGACGACGTCGACATCCAGAGTCACAGGAGAACGCGCGGGCGGTCGCGGTGA
- a CDS encoding Neelaredoxin, with protein sequence MENIGTLFQTDDWKNEKHVPVIDCNEPFTKGTPTPVTVTVGKEVDHPNTTAHHIRWIRLFFQPKDEKFPYEIANCEFSAHGASTDGPDSSTVYTHHGVTVLMKTDKPGTLIAMSFCNIHGLWQSTRDVGVE encoded by the coding sequence ATGGAGAACATCGGCACGCTGTTCCAGACGGACGACTGGAAGAACGAGAAGCACGTCCCTGTCATCGACTGCAACGAGCCGTTCACGAAGGGCACGCCCACCCCGGTGACGGTCACGGTGGGCAAGGAGGTCGACCACCCGAACACGACGGCGCACCACATCCGGTGGATCCGGCTCTTCTTCCAGCCGAAGGACGAGAAGTTCCCGTACGAGATCGCGAACTGCGAGTTCAGCGCTCACGGTGCGTCGACCGACGGTCCCGACTCCAGCACGGTCTACACGCACCACGGCGTGACCGTGCTGATGAAGACCGACAAGCCGGGCACGCTCATCGCGATGTCGTTCTGCAACATTCACGGTCTCTGGCAGAGCACACGCGACGTCGGCGTGGAGTAG